From a region of the Pseudoxanthomonas sp. X-1 genome:
- a CDS encoding M61 family metallopeptidase has translation MPFVHRAAASVSRSHTRLAAALGLALLAGTASAQIVRKADVPPPQDVAYPGQIQLKVDASDTRQGIFRVHESLPVQAGRVTLLYPEWIPGAHSPSGPVAQLAGLSFSANGQPLPWKRDPYDVYAFHVDVPAGVSTLEADFQYLSSRGGGFQMTDRMLMLDWDQMSLYPAGYYTRGIQVQPSVTLPAGWQFGSALRAASKDGASTTFNPVSYETLVDSPIYAGLHFKQVDLTPKGGAPVMLNIVADEPKDLEITPEQLAAHRALPVQATRLFGSHHYDHYDFLFSLSDELAGNGLEHHQSSENGLDRGYFTGWKDNPTDRDLLAHEFTHSWNGKFRRGADLSTPNFSEPMGDSLLWVYEGATQYWGFVLTARAGLWTPQQFRDALAMVAANYDRNRVGFQWRTLEDTTNDPTAAHREALPYRSWQMSEEYYSAGQMVWLQIDARLRQLTGNRKSLDDFAKAFFGVDDGSYVVHPYTFQDVVNALDDVAHDDWAGFLKTRVQTVAPPLLDGIAASGWKLVYTDTPSEYETQYNRAAQSPRHRYNFAWSIGLTINPDGTINDVRWNGPAFKAGVSTGAKLVAVNGQEYSTETLAQAITAAKGSQAPITLLLQFQGGLRTVQVDYHDGLQYPHLVRVDGTPDYLSQIIQPRG, from the coding sequence ATGCCCTTCGTCCACCGCGCCGCCGCTTCGGTGTCGCGTTCCCACACCCGTCTGGCCGCCGCGCTGGGCCTGGCGCTGCTGGCCGGCACGGCCTCGGCGCAGATCGTGCGCAAGGCCGATGTCCCGCCGCCGCAGGACGTGGCCTATCCCGGCCAGATCCAGCTCAAGGTCGATGCCAGCGACACGCGCCAGGGCATCTTCCGCGTCCACGAGTCCCTGCCGGTGCAGGCCGGCCGGGTCACGCTGCTGTATCCGGAATGGATCCCCGGCGCGCATTCGCCCAGCGGCCCCGTCGCGCAGCTGGCCGGGCTGAGCTTCAGCGCCAACGGCCAGCCGCTGCCGTGGAAGCGCGATCCCTATGACGTCTATGCCTTCCATGTGGACGTGCCGGCCGGGGTGTCCACGCTGGAGGCGGACTTCCAGTACCTGTCCAGCCGCGGCGGCGGCTTCCAGATGACCGACCGCATGCTGATGCTGGACTGGGACCAGATGTCGCTGTATCCGGCCGGCTACTACACGCGCGGCATCCAGGTGCAGCCCAGCGTGACCCTGCCGGCCGGCTGGCAGTTCGGCAGCGCCCTGCGCGCGGCGTCGAAGGACGGCGCCAGCACCACCTTCAATCCGGTGTCGTACGAGACGCTGGTCGATTCGCCGATCTACGCCGGCCTGCACTTCAAGCAGGTCGATCTGACGCCCAAGGGCGGCGCGCCGGTGATGCTCAACATCGTCGCCGACGAGCCCAAGGACCTGGAGATCACGCCCGAGCAGCTGGCCGCGCATCGCGCGCTGCCGGTGCAGGCCACGCGCCTGTTCGGCTCGCACCATTACGACCACTACGACTTCCTGTTCTCGCTGTCCGACGAGCTGGCCGGCAACGGCCTGGAGCATCACCAGTCCAGCGAGAACGGCCTGGACCGCGGCTACTTCACCGGCTGGAAGGACAACCCGACCGACCGCGACCTGCTGGCGCACGAGTTCACCCACTCCTGGAATGGCAAGTTCCGCCGCGGCGCGGACCTGTCCACGCCCAACTTCAGCGAGCCGATGGGCGATTCGCTGCTGTGGGTGTACGAGGGCGCCACGCAGTACTGGGGCTTCGTGCTGACCGCGCGCGCCGGGCTGTGGACGCCGCAGCAGTTCCGCGACGCACTGGCGATGGTGGCCGCCAACTACGACCGCAACCGGGTCGGCTTCCAGTGGCGCACGCTGGAGGACACCACCAACGACCCCACCGCGGCCCATCGCGAGGCACTGCCCTACCGCAGCTGGCAGATGAGCGAGGAGTACTACAGCGCCGGGCAGATGGTGTGGCTGCAGATCGACGCGCGCCTGCGCCAGCTCACCGGCAACCGCAAGTCGCTGGACGATTTCGCCAAGGCGTTCTTCGGCGTGGACGACGGCAGCTACGTGGTCCATCCCTACACCTTCCAGGATGTGGTCAACGCGCTGGATGACGTGGCCCACGACGACTGGGCGGGCTTCCTCAAGACGCGCGTGCAGACGGTGGCCCCGCCGCTGCTGGACGGCATCGCCGCCAGCGGCTGGAAGCTGGTCTACACCGACACGCCCAGCGAGTACGAGACCCAGTACAACCGCGCCGCGCAGTCGCCGCGCCACCGCTACAACTTCGCCTGGTCGATCGGCCTGACCATCAACCCGGACGGCACCATCAACGACGTGCGCTGGAACGGCCCGGCGTTCAAGGCCGGGGTCAGCACCGGCGCCAAGCTGGTGGCGGTGAACGGGCAGGAGTACTCGACCGAGACGCTGGCCCAGGCGATCACCGCCGCCAAGGGCAGCCAGGCGCCGATCACGCTGCTGCTGCAGTTCCAGGGCGGGCTGCGCACGGTGCAGGTGGATTACCACGACGGGCTGCAGTATCCGCACCTGGTGCGGGTGGACGGCACGCCGGACTACCTGAGCCAGATCATCCAGCCGCGGGGTTGA
- a CDS encoding MarR family transcriptional regulator, producing MAASDPLRFRMSSGLMQAGRQWQKVVDAALAGHGLSNAMTTPLLMIGRSGGGVRQIELAQLIGVEGPSLVRILDKLAAAGLVRRENDASDRRANKLWLTDAGEAIRQQLESQLNALRKKTFGEMTDSEMEAVLKLYRIVEGAARGR from the coding sequence ATGGCCGCCTCCGATCCGCTTCGCTTCCGCATGTCCTCCGGCCTGATGCAGGCCGGCCGCCAATGGCAGAAGGTGGTCGACGCGGCACTGGCCGGCCACGGCCTGTCCAACGCGATGACCACCCCGCTGCTGATGATCGGTCGCTCCGGTGGCGGCGTGCGCCAGATCGAGCTGGCCCAGCTGATCGGGGTCGAAGGCCCCTCGCTGGTGCGCATCCTGGACAAGCTGGCCGCGGCCGGGCTGGTGCGACGCGAGAACGACGCCAGCGACCGCCGCGCCAACAAGCTCTGGCTGACCGACGCCGGCGAAGCCATCCGCCAGCAGCTGGAAAGCCAGTTGAACGCCCTGCGCAAGAAGACCTTCGGCGAGATGACCGACTCGGAGATGGAAGCGGTCCTCAAGCTCTACCGCATCGTGGAAGGCGCCGCCCGCGGCCGCTGA
- the glgX gene encoding glycogen debranching protein GlgX — protein MPNAPSPKYASPSRVREGRPFPRGATYDGKGTNFALFSANATAVELCLFDEAGNETRIELPEYTNEIWHGYLPDVGPGQRYGYRVHGPYAPAEGHRFNPNKLLLDPYAVEIEGDLIWADELYGYTVGHPDGDLSFDERDSAPFMPKAVVVQDDYDWEDDERLLTPWSQTLVYETHVRGYTKRHPQVPQDLQGTFAGLAQAPVLDYIKSLGVSAVELLPVHAYLDDQHLLDRGLRNYWGYNTLGFFALKSRYLASGHRDEFRDMVKAMHRKGLEVILDVVYNHTAEGNEMGPTLSFKGIDNASYYRLADNPRYYINDTGTGNTLNLSNFRVVQFVNDSLRYWAREMHVDGFRFDLATILGREPSGFDQRGGFLDACGQDPLLSQVKLIAEPWDCGPGGYQVGHFPPGWAEWNDKFRDNARTFWRGDEGKLAEFATRFTGSADLFDRRGRRPWSSVNFITAHDGFTLRDLVSYNEKHNEANGENNQDGSNNDGSCNYGVEGETDDPQINALRERQMRNLLATLLLAKGTPMLLAGDERAKTQGGNNNTYCQDNEITWIDWDADPTEGRLADFVRQLTALRSRYPILTRGRFLNGQYNEQAGVRDLTWLNPGGSEMEEAHWSDGGARSVGLLLEGKAQVSGVREYGQDATLLILINAYHEGVSFKLPDAETHLKWELVLSTDEALGSDVVPEGAQDFLAPPRSISVFECKS, from the coding sequence ATGCCCAACGCCCCATCCCCCAAGTACGCCAGTCCCTCGCGCGTGCGCGAAGGGCGCCCGTTCCCGCGCGGCGCCACCTACGATGGCAAGGGCACCAACTTCGCCTTGTTCAGCGCCAACGCCACCGCCGTGGAGCTGTGCCTGTTCGACGAGGCCGGCAACGAGACCCGCATCGAGCTGCCCGAGTACACCAACGAGATCTGGCACGGCTACCTGCCCGACGTCGGCCCTGGGCAGCGTTACGGCTACCGCGTGCACGGCCCTTATGCCCCGGCCGAAGGCCACCGCTTCAACCCCAACAAGCTGCTGCTGGACCCGTATGCGGTGGAGATCGAGGGCGACCTGATCTGGGCCGACGAGCTCTACGGCTACACCGTCGGGCACCCCGATGGCGACCTGAGCTTCGACGAGCGCGACAGCGCGCCGTTCATGCCCAAGGCCGTGGTGGTGCAGGACGACTACGACTGGGAGGACGACGAGCGGCTGCTCACGCCGTGGAGCCAGACCCTGGTCTACGAGACCCACGTGCGCGGCTACACCAAGCGCCATCCGCAGGTGCCGCAGGACCTGCAGGGCACCTTCGCCGGCCTGGCCCAGGCGCCGGTGCTGGACTATATCAAGTCGCTGGGCGTCAGCGCGGTCGAGCTGCTGCCGGTGCATGCCTACCTGGACGATCAGCACCTGCTGGACCGGGGCCTGCGCAATTACTGGGGTTACAACACGCTGGGCTTCTTCGCGCTGAAGTCGCGCTACCTGGCCAGCGGCCACCGCGACGAGTTCCGCGACATGGTCAAGGCCATGCACCGCAAGGGGCTGGAGGTGATCCTGGACGTGGTCTACAACCACACCGCCGAGGGCAACGAGATGGGCCCGACGCTGTCGTTCAAGGGCATCGACAACGCCAGCTACTACCGCCTGGCCGACAACCCGCGCTATTACATCAACGACACCGGCACCGGCAACACGCTCAACCTGAGCAACTTCCGCGTGGTGCAGTTCGTCAACGACTCGCTGCGCTACTGGGCGCGCGAGATGCATGTGGACGGCTTCCGCTTCGACCTGGCCACCATCCTGGGGCGCGAGCCCAGCGGCTTCGACCAGCGCGGCGGCTTCCTCGACGCCTGCGGCCAGGACCCGCTGCTGAGCCAGGTCAAGCTGATCGCCGAACCCTGGGACTGCGGGCCGGGCGGCTACCAGGTGGGGCACTTCCCGCCGGGCTGGGCCGAATGGAACGACAAGTTCCGCGACAACGCGCGCACGTTCTGGCGGGGCGACGAGGGCAAGCTGGCCGAGTTCGCCACGCGCTTCACCGGCTCGGCCGACCTGTTCGACCGGCGCGGGCGGCGGCCGTGGTCGTCGGTGAACTTCATCACCGCCCACGACGGCTTCACCCTGCGCGACCTGGTCAGCTACAACGAGAAGCACAACGAGGCCAATGGCGAGAACAACCAGGACGGCTCCAACAACGACGGCTCGTGCAACTACGGCGTCGAAGGCGAGACCGACGATCCGCAGATCAACGCCCTGCGCGAGCGGCAGATGCGCAACCTGCTGGCCACGCTGCTGCTGGCCAAGGGCACGCCCATGCTGCTGGCCGGCGACGAGCGCGCGAAGACCCAGGGCGGCAACAACAACACCTATTGCCAGGACAACGAGATCACCTGGATCGACTGGGACGCCGACCCGACCGAGGGCCGCCTGGCCGACTTCGTGCGCCAGCTCACCGCGCTGCGCAGCCGCTATCCCATCCTGACCCGTGGCCGCTTCCTCAACGGGCAGTACAACGAACAGGCCGGCGTGCGCGACCTCACCTGGCTCAACCCCGGCGGCAGCGAGATGGAGGAGGCGCACTGGAGCGATGGCGGCGCGCGCTCGGTGGGCCTGCTGCTGGAGGGCAAGGCGCAGGTGTCCGGCGTGCGCGAGTACGGTCAGGACGCGACGCTGCTGATCCTGATCAACGCCTATCACGAAGGGGTCAGCTTCAAGCTCCCCGATGCCGAGACGCACCTGAAGTGGGAGTTGGTGCTGTCCACCGACGAGGCGCTGGGCAGCGACGTGGTGCCGGAAGGGGCGCAGGACTTCCTCGCGCCGCCACGCAGCATCAGCGTGTTCGAGTGCAAGAGCTGA
- a CDS encoding SDR family oxidoreductase — MPDYPRPPFPPQQQSFPGKTSKMEPKPDIGEDSYQGHGLLKGKRTLVTGGDSGIGAAVALAFAREGADVAIAYLPSEQDDADQVASLMEQAGGKVLKVACDISQPSEVERLVGEVKSAFGGLDVLVNNAAYQKYFQSIDEVTLEEWRKTFDTNVHGTFYVTKCALELLGEGASIINTASVNSKDPTPNILPYSTTKGAVANLTLGLAQWLAERKIRVNAVLPGPIWTPFIPAGMAEDKVKNFGSQTPFGRPGQPAELASTYVMLASDSSSYTSGALITIAGAQAVL, encoded by the coding sequence ATGCCCGACTATCCCCGCCCCCCGTTCCCGCCGCAGCAGCAGAGCTTCCCGGGCAAGACCAGCAAGATGGAGCCCAAGCCCGATATCGGCGAGGACAGCTACCAGGGCCACGGCCTGCTCAAGGGCAAGCGCACGCTGGTCACCGGCGGCGACAGCGGCATCGGCGCCGCGGTGGCGCTGGCCTTCGCGCGCGAAGGCGCCGATGTGGCCATCGCCTATCTGCCCAGCGAGCAGGACGACGCCGACCAGGTGGCCTCGCTGATGGAGCAGGCCGGCGGCAAGGTACTCAAGGTCGCCTGCGACATCAGCCAGCCGAGCGAGGTCGAGCGCCTGGTCGGCGAGGTGAAGTCCGCCTTCGGCGGGCTCGACGTGTTGGTCAACAACGCGGCCTACCAGAAGTACTTCCAGTCCATCGACGAGGTGACGCTGGAGGAATGGCGCAAGACCTTCGACACCAACGTGCATGGCACGTTCTACGTGACCAAGTGCGCGCTCGAGCTGCTTGGCGAGGGGGCGTCGATCATCAACACCGCCTCGGTCAATTCCAAGGACCCCACGCCCAACATCCTGCCGTATTCGACCACCAAGGGTGCGGTGGCCAACCTGACCCTGGGCCTGGCGCAGTGGCTGGCCGAGCGCAAGATCCGCGTCAACGCGGTGCTGCCGGGGCCGATCTGGACGCCGTTCATCCCGGCCGGCATGGCCGAGGACAAGGTGAAGAACTTCGGTTCGCAGACGCCGTTCGGTCGCCCGGGCCAGCCGGCGGAACTGGCTTCCACCTACGTCATGCTGGCCAGCGACAGCTCCAGCTACACCTCGGGCGCGTTGATCACCATCGCCGGGGCGCAGGCGGTGCTGTAA
- a CDS encoding catalase family protein: MSDPRRYAAYAPQMALPDPDEAALAEEMSEVLLRISQQTWEDSHHALRSVHAKSHGLLAATLEVLPGLPPELAQGLFAQPGRYEAVMRFSTTPGDLLPDRVSTPRGLALKFLDVPGERLEGSEAAHCQDLLMVNGPQFNAPNAKAFLRSLKLLAPTTDRAERTKQVLSALLRGTERALEAVGGQSAKLKSMGGEPPHHILGETFFTQLPLRYGAHVAKLQLVPVDPALLAHRDERVDLKQANALRDAVSAHFASQGGVWELRVQLSTDLERMPIDDATVVWDEAESPFRTVARLIASPQVGWSQDKARLVDDQMGFSPWHGVQDHRPLGDIMRIRKRAYEASQDFRARKSGCPLHDRSLAPDAQDEST; encoded by the coding sequence ATGTCAGACCCCCGCCGCTATGCCGCCTATGCGCCGCAGATGGCGCTCCCCGATCCGGACGAGGCCGCGCTGGCCGAGGAGATGAGCGAGGTGTTGCTGCGCATCTCGCAGCAGACCTGGGAGGACAGCCACCACGCGCTGCGCAGCGTGCATGCCAAGAGCCATGGCCTGCTGGCCGCCACGCTGGAGGTGCTGCCCGGCCTGCCGCCGGAACTGGCGCAGGGCCTGTTCGCACAGCCGGGCCGCTACGAGGCGGTGATGCGCTTCTCCACCACGCCCGGCGATCTGCTGCCCGACCGCGTCTCCACGCCGCGCGGGCTGGCGCTGAAGTTCCTCGACGTGCCCGGCGAGCGCCTGGAGGGCAGCGAAGCAGCGCATTGCCAGGACCTGCTCATGGTCAACGGCCCGCAGTTCAACGCGCCCAACGCCAAGGCCTTCCTGCGCAGCCTCAAGCTGCTGGCGCCGACCACCGACCGCGCCGAACGCACCAAGCAGGTGCTGTCGGCTCTGCTGCGCGGCACCGAACGCGCGCTCGAAGCGGTCGGCGGCCAGAGCGCGAAGCTCAAGTCGATGGGCGGCGAGCCGCCGCACCACATCCTGGGCGAGACCTTCTTCACCCAGCTGCCGCTGCGCTATGGCGCGCATGTGGCCAAGCTGCAGCTGGTGCCCGTGGATCCGGCGCTGCTGGCCCACCGCGACGAGCGCGTCGACCTCAAGCAGGCCAATGCGCTGCGCGATGCGGTCAGTGCGCACTTCGCCTCGCAGGGCGGCGTGTGGGAACTGCGCGTGCAGCTGTCCACCGATCTGGAGCGCATGCCCATCGACGACGCCACCGTGGTCTGGGACGAAGCGGAAAGCCCCTTCCGCACGGTGGCGCGCCTGATCGCCTCGCCGCAGGTCGGCTGGAGCCAGGACAAGGCCCGCCTGGTCGACGATCAGATGGGCTTCAGCCCGTGGCACGGCGTGCAGGACCATCGTCCGCTCGGCGACATCATGCGCATCCGCAAGCGCGCCTACGAGGCCTCGCAGGACTTCCGGGCCCGCAAGTCCGGCTGCCCGCTGCACGATCGTTCGCTCGCTCCTGACGCGCAGGACGAGAGCACCTAA
- a CDS encoding alpha/beta hydrolase yields the protein MSQLQVFFLHALGASAGEWKQVIARLGDRADCIALDLPGFGGTAAGEATDVTALVDWFCAIVAARAPSRWCVVGHSMGGKIATLAAARAREGAPGLAGLCGVVLVAASPPSPEPMDEQRRQAMLDWFADGAPTREQAAEFVDNDCAHRLQEAPRELAIADVRRSDPRAWRAWLQQGSRQDVSGQAGQIALPALILAGAEDGDLNADAQRRLNLPHYPDAGEMGVIADAAHQIPREQPDALAARIDALLRRAEASALPPRFIDLLNLPRVQPRMRAALLARHRGPPQDAPRVLSDAQRAVLAAVVTSVLALDDATQAADLARRVDVGLASQAGDGWRFADLPADAQAWPLGLDALEAMTGGWRALDPVAREGWLARIAHGEARPGPHSALDGAQLARWFEDVRAEIARTWASLPATMAAMGYDGFATGNAPGEGEGYVLAEADQREPWQLLPDTRG from the coding sequence ATGTCCCAGCTCCAGGTGTTCTTCCTCCATGCGCTCGGCGCCAGTGCGGGCGAATGGAAGCAGGTGATCGCGCGGCTGGGCGACCGGGCCGATTGCATCGCGCTGGATCTGCCCGGCTTCGGCGGCACCGCCGCGGGCGAGGCCACCGATGTGACGGCGCTGGTGGACTGGTTCTGCGCCATCGTGGCCGCGCGTGCGCCCTCGCGCTGGTGCGTGGTCGGGCACAGCATGGGCGGCAAGATCGCCACGCTCGCCGCCGCACGCGCACGCGAAGGCGCGCCGGGACTGGCCGGCCTGTGCGGGGTGGTGCTGGTCGCCGCCTCACCGCCGTCGCCCGAGCCGATGGACGAGCAACGCCGCCAGGCGATGCTGGACTGGTTCGCCGACGGCGCGCCCACGCGCGAGCAGGCCGCTGAGTTCGTCGACAACGACTGCGCGCACCGCCTGCAAGAAGCCCCGCGTGAACTGGCCATCGCCGATGTGCGGCGCAGCGACCCGCGCGCCTGGCGCGCCTGGCTGCAGCAGGGCAGCAGGCAAGATGTGTCCGGCCAGGCCGGCCAGATCGCGTTGCCGGCGCTGATCCTGGCCGGCGCCGAGGACGGCGACCTAAACGCCGACGCGCAGCGACGCCTGAACCTGCCGCATTATCCGGACGCGGGCGAGATGGGAGTCATCGCCGATGCCGCGCACCAGATTCCCCGCGAGCAGCCCGACGCGCTGGCGGCGCGGATCGACGCGCTGCTGCGGCGCGCGGAAGCCAGCGCCTTGCCGCCCCGGTTCATCGACCTGCTCAACCTGCCGCGCGTGCAGCCACGCATGCGCGCCGCGCTGCTGGCGCGCCATCGCGGACCGCCGCAGGACGCGCCGCGCGTGCTGTCCGACGCGCAGCGCGCGGTGCTGGCCGCCGTGGTGACCAGCGTGCTGGCGCTGGACGACGCGACGCAGGCGGCTGACCTCGCCCGTCGCGTGGACGTGGGCCTGGCCAGCCAGGCGGGCGATGGCTGGCGCTTCGCCGACCTGCCGGCCGATGCGCAGGCCTGGCCGCTCGGGCTGGACGCGCTGGAGGCGATGACCGGCGGCTGGCGCGCGCTCGATCCGGTGGCGCGGGAGGGGTGGCTGGCCCGCATCGCCCACGGTGAGGCACGGCCCGGCCCGCACAGCGCGCTGGATGGCGCGCAGCTGGCGCGCTGGTTCGAGGACGTGCGCGCCGAGATCGCGCGCACCTGGGCGAGCCTTCCGGCGACCATGGCGGCCATGGGCTACGACGGCTTCGCCACCGGCAACGCGCCAGGCGAAGGCGAGGGCTATGTCCTCGCCGAGGCCGACCAGCGCGAGCCCTGGCAGCTGCTGCCGGACACGCGCGGATGA
- a CDS encoding GMC family oxidoreductase → MTAARVDRVEAVVVGSGAGGAPLAARLAQAGVSVLVLEAGTAFAPTDHLPDELTTGLYWMEERLSGGATPTAFGANNSGQGVGGSTLHWGAFCPRPDAAELRLRRSSGQGWDWPIAHAELIDYIARVEAFIGVSGPSPYPWDPARAYAYAPPLRNAPAQAMARGCAALGITATDSPAALVTAAHAQPHWGTRRACTNCGACHQGCFYASKAAADTSWLPLARAHGAQVRAACRVVDVHRDARGRVAGVVYRHEGRESSVGCDALFLCAGGVETPRLLLNLGLANSSGQVGRNFMAHVATQVWGRFDADMRMNRGYPSSLISEDMRAPADADFAGGYLIQSLGVQPLTLANTLARGAGLWGHALTSRLRDYNQLAGIGINGDCLPAEGNRLTLSDEVDAFGLRKARIDFSYGANERALDAHARRTLTAIWEAAGARDILAADRSAHTLGTCRMGTDPEHAVVDADGRSFDIDNLYVCDNSTFPSALAANPALTQMALGLRTAERFLAA, encoded by the coding sequence ATGACGGCGGCGCGGGTGGACCGCGTCGAGGCGGTGGTGGTGGGCAGCGGCGCCGGCGGTGCGCCTCTGGCCGCGCGGCTTGCGCAGGCGGGGGTCTCGGTGCTGGTGCTGGAAGCGGGCACGGCGTTCGCGCCCACCGACCATCTGCCCGACGAGCTGACCACCGGCCTGTACTGGATGGAGGAACGCCTGAGTGGCGGCGCCACGCCGACCGCCTTCGGGGCCAACAACTCCGGCCAGGGCGTGGGCGGATCGACGCTGCACTGGGGCGCGTTCTGCCCGCGTCCAGACGCGGCCGAACTGCGCCTGCGCCGCAGCAGCGGCCAGGGCTGGGACTGGCCGATCGCGCACGCCGAACTGATCGACTACATCGCCCGGGTCGAGGCCTTCATCGGCGTGTCCGGGCCCTCGCCGTATCCCTGGGACCCGGCGCGTGCCTATGCCTACGCGCCGCCGCTGCGCAACGCGCCGGCGCAGGCCATGGCGCGCGGCTGCGCGGCGCTGGGCATCACCGCCACCGACAGCCCCGCCGCGCTGGTCACCGCCGCGCACGCGCAGCCGCACTGGGGCACACGGCGCGCCTGCACCAACTGCGGTGCCTGCCACCAGGGTTGCTTCTATGCGTCCAAGGCCGCCGCCGACACCAGCTGGCTGCCGCTGGCGCGCGCGCACGGCGCGCAGGTGCGCGCGGCCTGTCGCGTGGTCGATGTGCACCGCGACGCGCGCGGCCGTGTCGCCGGCGTGGTCTATCGCCACGAGGGACGCGAGTCGAGCGTGGGCTGCGATGCGCTGTTCCTGTGCGCCGGCGGCGTGGAGACCCCGCGCCTGCTGCTCAACCTGGGGCTGGCCAATTCCAGCGGCCAGGTCGGGCGCAACTTCATGGCGCACGTGGCCACCCAGGTGTGGGGCAGGTTCGACGCGGACATGCGCATGAACCGCGGCTACCCCTCGTCCCTGATCAGCGAAGACATGCGCGCGCCGGCCGATGCCGACTTCGCCGGCGGCTATCTGATCCAGAGCCTCGGCGTGCAGCCGCTGACCCTGGCCAACACGCTGGCCCGCGGCGCCGGGCTGTGGGGCCATGCGCTGACCTCGCGGCTGCGCGACTACAACCAGCTGGCCGGCATCGGCATCAACGGCGACTGCCTGCCGGCCGAGGGCAATCGCCTGACGCTGTCCGACGAGGTGGACGCCTTCGGCCTGCGCAAGGCGCGCATCGACTTCAGCTACGGCGCCAACGAACGCGCGCTCGATGCCCATGCCCGGCGTACGCTCACTGCCATCTGGGAAGCCGCCGGCGCGCGCGACATCCTGGCCGCCGACCGCTCGGCGCACACGCTCGGCACCTGCCGCATGGGCACCGATCCGGAACACGCGGTCGTCGATGCCGACGGCCGCAGCTTCGACATCGACAACCTCTACGTCTGCGACAACTCCACCTTCCCCAGCGCGCTGGCGGCCAACCCGGCCCTGACCCAGATGGCGCTGGGCCTGCGCACGGCCGAGCGCTTCCTGGCGGCCTGA
- a CDS encoding SDR family oxidoreductase, with translation MDLEINGRIALVSGADSGMGKETARLLLQAGVRVAITDRADGTLPQALEELAPLGEVIAVPGDVTRAQDVEDIWQQVRARLGEPDIYVNAAGVTGATGDFLEVDDAGWLQTLDINLMGAVRMCRQAIPAMRKRGWGRIVLFASEDAVQPYVDELPYCASKAGILSLAKGLSKAYGGDNVLVNTVSPAFIATPMTDAMMRKRAKEKGVSFEEAIDSFLDEERPGMVLKRRGRAEEVAAAVVFLCSERASFINGAGLRVDSGSVFTIAG, from the coding sequence ATGGATCTCGAAATCAACGGCCGCATCGCCCTGGTCAGCGGCGCCGACTCCGGCATGGGCAAGGAAACCGCGCGCCTGCTGCTGCAGGCCGGCGTGCGCGTAGCCATCACCGACCGCGCCGACGGCACCCTGCCGCAGGCGCTGGAAGAGCTCGCGCCGCTGGGCGAGGTGATCGCGGTGCCCGGCGACGTCACCCGGGCGCAGGACGTCGAGGACATCTGGCAGCAGGTGCGCGCGCGGCTGGGCGAGCCGGACATCTACGTCAACGCCGCCGGCGTGACCGGCGCCACCGGCGACTTCCTCGAGGTGGACGACGCCGGCTGGCTGCAGACCCTGGACATCAACCTGATGGGCGCGGTGCGCATGTGCCGCCAGGCGATCCCGGCGATGCGCAAGCGCGGGTGGGGCCGCATCGTGTTGTTCGCCTCCGAGGACGCCGTGCAGCCCTACGTGGACGAACTGCCGTACTGCGCCTCCAAGGCCGGCATCCTCAGCCTGGCCAAGGGCCTGTCCAAGGCCTACGGCGGTGACAACGTGCTGGTCAATACGGTCTCGCCGGCCTTCATCGCCACCCCGATGACCGACGCGATGATGCGCAAGCGCGCCAAGGAGAAGGGGGTGAGCTTCGAGGAGGCCATCGACAGTTTCCTGGACGAGGAACGCCCCGGCATGGTGCTCAAGCGCCGCGGCCGCGCCGAGGAAGTCGCCGCGGCGGTAGTCTTCCTGTGCTCCGAGCGCGCCAGCTTCATCAACGGCGCCGGCCTGCGCGTGGATTCGGGCTCGGTGTTCACCATCGCGGGGTGA